The Nostoc sp. 'Peltigera membranacea cyanobiont' N6 genome contains the following window.
GTTGTGCGCCCAGATCAAATCGGCTCCAATAAGTAGTATTAAAAAAAAGCCCGTACCCCAACCCAGGACGCAAGGCGATGAAAAAAGGAATCGCCTGATACATACTGTCTGTCATGATGCCGTAATCGATCGCATCTGATGCCCAGTTGGTTTTGACTTTCGATCGCTGATCTAGTAAACCAGTAGGTTCGCCAAAACCATAGAAATGTTCGTCAGATTCAATCTGTTTCCAGCCAGCAACAGCACCAGTCCGCCACCCCATGCCTAAGTCTGCATCGCGAGCAAAGGGCTGTCCTGCTGAGTCAAAGAACTGGATACGACAAGGATTGCGGGACACGACAATACACAATTGCTCAGTTTCAATTTCTATAGTCTCTGCTTTTTCTCGCAGTTCAAAGGGCACAGCAGGCCATTCTTGATCCGCTTGTGTTACCGCCCACGATCGCCTGGAGAGAAATTCACCACTTGGGGTCATCCGTACCCGAATTAAGTTTGCTGCTAGCACACTAACTGTTAGACAGGGGCCACCGCACTGCAAGAGGATATGGCGCTCATTCTGTTGTATTGCTTGTACTGCCCCAAGAATTGACCAAGGCGCTTCGGTTGTGTGCAGTTGTCCAAAGTATTGTGGCATAATCCCTGATTCAAAGATAACGACTTTCCCCAATTGAGATTCACATAAATTACTACCAAAAAGCGTGTATCTTTAGGCATAGCATATATCTAACTTTACTTTGGATGGGATATTTCCTTAACTTAGGGACTTCCTGTGGTCATTAATAGCAATTGTTCGTAATCTTTTGGTGTATCAATATCGATACTCCCTAAAGGAAACGGAATAGAAAACACTTCATCCAGGTTATTATTAATAACTTTTTTTGCTCCTGAAGTCTCTTTCAAAGTAGCAAGCTCTGAAAAAAATCTCTGACTAAATAGAGCGGGTACACCTAATGTCTCCCCATATTCGCAAGCAATGATTGGTTTTTTACTCGAATAATATACATCAACAAGTCGATCGATAAGTTGAGGAGAAATAAATAGCTGGTCGCAAAGTGTAATAACTACTGCCTCTATTTTTTGTGGAAGATTATTTAACAATTCAATACCGCTTTTGATGGAAGCACTCATTCCACAAGCCCAATCCAGGTTTTTAACTACTTTAATGGGAAGTTGCTTAATTTGGGGACAAATCTGTTCTGCATTTGCTCCAAGTACTACTACCACAGGTTGACAAACTGAAGCGATCGCAATTTCTGTGATGTGATGTACAAAACTCCGTCCCTGATAAAGCAAGAGTTGTTTTGGTGTGCCCATACGGGTAGATGCACCCGCCGCCAGAATAATAATAGCGATACTTGATGTTTCAGTTTCTTTTTGCTCAGTGGTCGATACCATAGATAAATACTATGTCGCTAATAAGAGATTTAAGTTACTTTGA
Protein-coding sequences here:
- a CDS encoding nucleotidyltransferase family protein is translated as MVSTTEQKETETSSIAIIILAAGASTRMGTPKQLLLYQGRSFVHHITEIAIASVCQPVVVVLGANAEQICPQIKQLPIKVVKNLDWACGMSASIKSGIELLNNLPQKIEAVVITLCDQLFISPQLIDRLVDVYYSSKKPIIACEYGETLGVPALFSQRFFSELATLKETSGAKKVINNNLDEVFSIPFPLGSIDIDTPKDYEQLLLMTTGSP